One Candidatus Poribacteria bacterium genomic window carries:
- a CDS encoding lysophospholipid acyltransferase family protein — protein sequence MWYTNNQFWTSRPIYRWGHRITNIFCKTVGRLEARGLHHIPREGGVLFVANHVSFLDPVIVGAAASREIHFMARSNAFDLPGLGKLISIYNAYPVNRGAADLGALRKTISLLQDGNAVLMFPEGTRSVDGTLGKAHDGACFIADRADVPTIPVFHRGAERILPRNSKRLRRSKLTVIFGQPLEPIAKDFETRREKYQQMGNQMMGAIADLRDEMLIDR from the coding sequence ATGTGGTATACCAATAATCAATTTTGGACTTCCCGTCCGATCTATCGATGGGGACATCGGATCACAAACATTTTTTGTAAAACCGTGGGGCGACTTGAAGCACGAGGTCTTCACCATATTCCGAGGGAAGGTGGCGTGTTATTCGTGGCAAATCACGTCAGTTTCCTTGATCCGGTAATTGTCGGTGCCGCCGCGAGTCGTGAGATTCATTTCATGGCACGAAGTAACGCATTCGACCTCCCGGGTTTAGGGAAACTCATTTCAATTTATAATGCCTACCCTGTCAATAGAGGCGCAGCAGACTTAGGCGCATTGCGAAAGACAATCTCACTTTTGCAAGACGGCAACGCTGTGTTGATGTTTCCAGAAGGGACCCGTAGCGTTGATGGTACGTTAGGTAAGGCGCATGATGGCGCATGTTTTATCGCGGACCGAGCCGATGTGCCGACGATACCGGTGTTTCATAGGGGCGCGGAACGGATATTGCCGCGCAACAGCAAACGGCTCCGCCGATCGAAACTCACTGTTATATTTGGTCAACCGCTTGAACCTATCGCTAAAGATTTTGAAACGCGGCGCGAAAAGTATCAGCAGATGGGCAACCAGATGATGGGCGCAATCGCAGATTTGCGAGATGAGATGTTAATCGACAGGTGA